The Candidatus Melainabacteria bacterium RIFOXYA2_FULL_32_9 genomic sequence ATACCGTTAGCGTCTATATCAAAGGTAACTTCAACCTGAGGAAGACCTCTTGGAGCAGGTGGAATTCCGTCTAATCTAAACATACCAAGAGACTTATTGTCACGGCCCATTGGTCTTTCACCCTGAAGTACGTGAACATCTACAGCGGTCTGATTATCATCTGCTGTAGAGAACACTTGACTCTTACTAACAGGAATTGTAGTATTTCTTGGTACTAACGGAGTCATAACCCCACCAAGGGTTTCAATTCCAAGGGTCAATGGGGTAACGTCAAGAAGAACGATATCTTTTATCTCACCAGTAAGAATGCTTGCCTGAATTGCAGCACCAACTGCAACTACTTCATCAGGGTTTACACTCTGATTAGGATCTTTTCCAGTTAAATCCTTAACTAAATTTTGAACAGCAGGGATTCTTGTTGAACCACCAACAAGAACAACTTCCTGAATTTCGCTTGGTGACAATTTAGCATCAGATATAGCTTGCTGTACAGGCTTTCTACATCTTTCAAGCAGATCACGACTCATATCTTCAAATTTTGCTCTGGTTAATGACATTTCAAGGTGTTTTGGACCATTAGCATCAGCTGTAATGAATGGTAAGCTGATATTTGTTTCTATGACAGATGATAGCTCACATTTAGCTTTTTCTGCTGCTTCTTTTAATCTTTGCATTGCTTGCTTATCATTTTTTAGATCTATACCTTCTTGTTTTTTGAATTCATCACTGAGCCAATTAATAATTTTTTCATCAAAATCGTCTCCACCAAGACGTGTATCGCCACTTGTAGAGAGAACTTCAAAAACACCATCGCCTACTTCAAGAATACTAACGTCAAAAGTACCACCACCAAGGTCAAAGACAAGTACTTTTTCGTTAGATGTTTTATCAAGACCATACGCTAAGGCTGCTGCTGTAGGTTCATTTACAATCCTCAATACATCCAAACCAGCAATTTTTCCAGCATCTTTTGTAGCTTGTCTTTGACTATCATTAAAATAAGCCGGAACAGTAATTACTGCTGATGTAACTTTTTCTCCAAGATATTTTGAAGCATCATCAGCTAATTTCCTTAAAATCATCGAGCTGATTTCTTGAGGAGCATGACCTTTTCCATCAATATTTACACTATAGTCAGTTCCCATATGACGTTTAATACTTATTATAGTACGATCCGGATTAAGTATTGCTTGTCTTTTTGCTAATTGACCTACTAATCTCTCCCCATTTTTTGAAAAACCAACTATGGAAGGAGTTGTGCGACCACCTTCAGCGTTTGCAATAACTGTTGGCTTACCGCCCTCCATAACCGCAACTACGGAGTTTGTAGTGCCTAAGTCTATACCAATTGTTTTTGCCATATATAACTACTCCTTTTAAATAATATATGTTTCTACATACATTTATAACAGTAAATTT encodes the following:
- a CDS encoding molecular chaperone DnaK codes for the protein MAKTIGIDLGTTNSVVAVMEGGKPTVIANAEGGRTTPSIVGFSKNGERLVGQLAKRQAILNPDRTIISIKRHMGTDYSVNIDGKGHAPQEISSMILRKLADDASKYLGEKVTSAVITVPAYFNDSQRQATKDAGKIAGLDVLRIVNEPTAAALAYGLDKTSNEKVLVFDLGGGTFDVSILEVGDGVFEVLSTSGDTRLGGDDFDEKIINWLSDEFKKQEGIDLKNDKQAMQRLKEAAEKAKCELSSVIETNISLPFITADANGPKHLEMSLTRAKFEDMSRDLLERCRKPVQQAISDAKLSPSEIQEVVLVGGSTRIPAVQNLVKDLTGKDPNQSVNPDEVVAVGAAIQASILTGEIKDIVLLDVTPLTLGIETLGGVMTPLVPRNTTIPVSKSQVFSTADDNQTAVDVHVLQGERPMGRDNKSLGMFRLDGIPPAPRGLPQVEVTFDIDANGIVNVSAKDKATNKEQKITITGTSNLNKDEVDKMVKEAEINATEDQKKKEEVEIRNNASSLVNAAERLVKDLEGKISDSDKTKLNEQKEELDKALKDNASVDAVKSLSEQIQQTMFAISSAAYQQAGAAGQADSEGTEDSQSQNSSDEDVIDAEYSKS